TGCCACAATCAATCAACTTTCCGTGGACAATGGACAGGGAGACTTGGCAAGCAAAGATAAGATAAGAAATCTCAAAGTCCCTTATTACCAGAGCAACGGAGACACCTACGCCGTCATCACCGGATTTTTTGACAAGCGCGCCGGACGAGCCGGCGTCCAACGCCCTGTCGGGCCAGTCGTGAAGTACCAATCCAAAGAGCTCAACTACGCATGGGTCAAAGACAACATCATCATGAAAAACACGTGCATTGCGTGCCATGGGCCCGGAAGCCAACACGACTTCTCCTCCTATGCGTCACTGATGAAAAGCGTCGATCTTAAAAACCCCGGAAAAAGCCACCTCCTCGGCATGCTTAAAACCGGCAGTATGCCCCCCTTCCCCATGCCAACCGTAGCACCTGAAATGCAAAAGGCGCTTGAGACATGGATTCAAAATGGAGCACCGGAATAAGCCCATATCGATCACATCATGTCCAACATCATTGCTATCCTGCTATCGACGAGTCTTGGGCTCGGCCACTTGTTTGCTGAAGACCCCGACAAGCAAAAAGAGAAATGGGTTCATCTGACCCAATGTGTCACCGAGGGCAATTGGAAGGTAAACGACGAGGGTATCATCCAACTTCAGCCGCGTCATGGCGAACAAGGATGGAAACGATATGGTTCCTACCTCTGGCTAAGACAAAGCTATGCTGATTTTATTTGCCGATTTGAATACCTCCACCCCAAAGGGGGGAACAGCGGTTTTTACTTCCGAGTAAAAGACAAAAACAATCCCGTAGAGACGGGTATCGAAATCCAAATTCTCGATTCCTTTGGCAAAAAAGGCAAACTCACCCACCACGATTGCGGAGGGGTGATCTTCACCCAAGGCCCGGCCAAAAATATGTCCAAACCGGCCAATCAATGGAATCAAATGACTGTGCGCTGCGTCAAAAGCCACCTGCAAGTCTGGCTAAATGGAGAAAAGATCCAAGACCTACAGCTAGACAAAACAGAGTTAAACAACCGCCCCCTCAACGGACACATCGGTTTTCAAGACCACGGACTGCCAATGCAATTGCGCAATATCAGTATCCAGGAGGTATCAAAACCCTGAGCCTGACAGCCCGATTTGCGCCTTCACCTGAGATTTATACCAAGGGCCAACACAGATGGGCCGATTGCCGAGATGGATGTCAGCAATGGTCTAATACCAAGTAGTCATTGGCGTAGTGGTATTACTCCGAGGCCTCGGCCAGTCCTTGGACTGCTGAACGATACTGCTCAAGGTGTTCACTTGGACGAAGCTCTAACGCTTGATCCAAGAGATCCAACGCATCACGGTAACGCTTGGTCGTCACGCACAGTTTGGCCGTCTCGACATGGGAGTCATAAGCAACGTCCTCAACCTGTGAGGCCTGCTTCAACAACATTTCGGCTTCTTGGTACCGTTTCTCCGACACCCTGAACTTTGCCAATAAAAGCAATGACTCCCCGTCCAACGGGTCGCGTTTGATGAGAGAGGCCAACACCCCGGCTCCTCGTGAGGGGTTCTGCCCGGAATCAATATCGATGAGAGCACCCAACCGTTGCTGCTTTTGCTTGAGTTTCCCATCCGGTAAATCTGGAAAGGCGTTGACCAAGGCATCGGCAAACTCGCGAGCCAGCTCCCAATTTCTCACCCGAGTGACAAACTCAAGAGCATTGACCGCCGCTTGGACATCTGGTTTCCCCTCCATCTCAAGCGCAGCCAGCATCAGAGGTCGCGCCAACAGTGGCCGCCCGGCGCGCAAATGTAAACTGGCCAGAAGTAAATGGTTCTCCGCATCCAATTTTTCTATCCGTCGGACCCACTCCAGGTTGCTGATGGCCTCGTCGCTCTGATCCATCGCCAAATGAATCGAAGCCTGCATCAGGTAATACGACGGCTCCAAGGGACGCACCTTGATCACTTCCTCAACCAACACCATGGCTTCTTGGTTGCGATCCAAATGCTGCAAACACTGGGCCACCCCCGCTTTCCAGTCGATTGCTTGAGGTTGCGTCACTTGGGCGAGTCGGTATGCCTGCAATGCTGAAGCATACTGCTCGTCTTGAAGTCGTCCATAAGCCAGCAGACCATACGTGCTGCCATCCTGGTCACCCAAACGAATGGCCTCCTCCAAGCGAGGTATGGCCTTATCCCACTGGTCCATGCGGGCATACAAGGACCCCAGATTTCTATGAGCCCGCCTGAATTGGGGAAAACGCTCTAATGCCTGAAGGTAACTCTTTTCAGCCGCCTCAAGCTGGTCGAGTTCAAACTGAATATTCCCGGCATTGTAAGCCAAGGCTGCAGAGGTCTTGAGCAAGGGACTTGCTTGAAGCTTTTTCAGGGCGTCTTCCCGCTTACCTTCCGCCATGAGCTTTTGGATAGACACGAGCAAGCCTCGTTCTTCGGAACTCACCGATGGCTCGATCCTCGCATTAATCTGATAAGATCCATTAAACGATTTTAAAAACGCCTCATCCTTCCAATACTCCTTGGACAATGGCAGAGGCTCAGCCGCAACGGATATACAGACTACAGCGAGGCTGAATACGGAACATAGAAAACTAACAATATTCATCTTATTTCTTAATCGTAATAGGCCAGGTCATAACGGCCTTAACAGCCTTCCCCTGGCGGGTGGGATTGGTAAAACGTGAGCCGTTGGCGATACGCCGGGCCGCTGGAATCAAATCCGGATGGGTCGAAGAAACGACAGATAAAAACTGACTCTTGCCGGAAGGTAGAATGGTAACCCGAACAACGACACGACCACTTGAGGCGTTGCGGATGCTTCGGGGAAAGGTAACCGACGGGTTACGCAGCAGGCGAGGTTTTTGGTCGAGCTCGCCCAAGGAGTACTGGGATTTCACTTTCGGCCTTACATTCACCTGCGGTGACGGACGTGCTGATTTTTTTGGCCCTTTCACCTGCTTGCGGGGAGCTGTCGGTTGAGGCAAGGGCGAGGGTGGCTGATCGGTAAAAAAGGCGTCCACCGCGGTTGTCGGGTCGATCTTCACCTGAGATACTGGCACCGCAGGCAACTGCACGTCCGGCAGCGCGGTTAAATCAGCCAGTGCCGGCGGGGGTGGCGGAGGAGCATCATCTGTCACTGGCTCCTCTGCAGGCGGAGGCGGAGGTTCAGGCAAGGTCACGGTATCCACCTCCCGAATTTCATATTCCACCTCCGGTGAAACAAGCACCATCATCCGGGTAAGCACCAGCGCCGCTAATAACACGACGGTGATGGCAATACCCAAAAAGATGGAAGCGAGGCGCATGATGGTTTGAGATTAGTGATTAGTGATTTGTGATTTGTCTTACTTTACGGTGGCGAGACTTACGGATTTGGCCCCGGCAATTTTTGCCGCGTCAATGACCTTGACGATCGTCCCGTGGTTGGCGTCGGCATCACCTTGGATAATCACGGGCATTTCCTCATCCCCCTCGAGTAGTGCCGCAATCACACTACGCACGCCTCCTACTCCAATATTCCGACCTCCTTGATAGACTCGACCATTGGCCGTCACCGCGATGAGAATCGCATTTTTTTCCAAATCCTCAGACGAAGCCGCTCTCGGTTTATTCACCTCCACTCCGGCTTCATCGACAAACACCGTTGTCACAATAAAAAAGATCAGCAAAATAAAGACCACATCAATCAAGGGGGAAATATTGATTTCCGAGGTGGAATCACTCGATGTAAAATGTCGAAATCGGCGCATAATGTTTGAAAGTGGGTTGGTGCTTATTCGGAAAGAGCAGGCTGAGGAGGAGGAACGGAACACCCCGAATGATTCGGAGAAGCAGCCAATGATTGATGCAGGTGCTGCTGGAGCTGGGCGTGTGTCGACTGGGTCTGACTACGTAAAAGAGCCAAAAGAAACGCCGCAGGAATGGCAATTAAAAGACCTGCCTGGGTCGTAATCAACGCCTCTGAGATTCCGACAGAAATACGATCAATCGGCTGAGCTTCACTCGCTGTCGCCAAACCTGAAAAAGTGACCAACATCCCCGAAACCGTTCCTAACAAACCAGCCAGTGGCGCGGCGCCAGCCAGGACGCCGATAAAGGGCAAGCGCCTCTCTACCCAGGCAAGACGATCCAATTCAAAAATGGCAAATTTACGCACAAGGCTTCGGTTCCCCTCACCTTCTTGACGCGTAAACAATTCAACACGCACCTCCTTTTTCACCTGCCACAAACCAAACCAGGTAGCTGCCAACATGGAGTAAAGCCCGACGCCTAACAACAGAAGACCCCACAAGACGGCACCGCCTTGGTTCAACACGTTCTGTAATTCTGTCAGCATACTTCGTTTATTCCCGATTTCTTCCCATCATTGGGTGGTCCATGGTTATTTGAATTTTTCTCCCCGCAGGCCATTGACCAATGTCAGGCCCAGCTTTTCTGTGTTCTGGATAATCCCCTGACAACGACGGGACAAAAGGGCATGAATAATCAATGCCGGGATCGCAACCACCAAACCAAACAGGGTCGTAATCAAGGCTTCGGAAATCCCTCCGGCCAATGGTTTGGCATCACCGGTTCCCGATACTGTGATCACATTAAAGGTCCGGATCATTCCGGCAACGGTGCCCAGCAAACCTAACAGCGGAGCTGTCGCCGCCGTGATCGCAATGAAGGGCAAGCCACTTTGCAATTTATTTTGAACCCCGATGAGTTGTTCATAAAGAACCTCCTCAACAACATCAGGGCCAGCCTTCACATACAGCAAACACTGCCCTACGAC
This genomic stretch from Oceaniferula marina harbors:
- a CDS encoding ExbD/TolR family protein; protein product: MRRFRHFTSSDSTSEINISPLIDVVFILLIFFIVTTVFVDEAGVEVNKPRAASSEDLEKNAILIAVTANGRVYQGGRNIGVGGVRSVIAALLEGDEEMPVIIQGDADANHGTIVKVIDAAKIAGAKSVSLATVK
- a CDS encoding tetratricopeptide repeat protein, which codes for MNIVSFLCSVFSLAVVCISVAAEPLPLSKEYWKDEAFLKSFNGSYQINARIEPSVSSEERGLLVSIQKLMAEGKREDALKKLQASPLLKTSAALAYNAGNIQFELDQLEAAEKSYLQALERFPQFRRAHRNLGSLYARMDQWDKAIPRLEEAIRLGDQDGSTYGLLAYGRLQDEQYASALQAYRLAQVTQPQAIDWKAGVAQCLQHLDRNQEAMVLVEEVIKVRPLEPSYYLMQASIHLAMDQSDEAISNLEWVRRIEKLDAENHLLLASLHLRAGRPLLARPLMLAALEMEGKPDVQAAVNALEFVTRVRNWELAREFADALVNAFPDLPDGKLKQKQQRLGALIDIDSGQNPSRGAGVLASLIKRDPLDGESLLLLAKFRVSEKRYQEAEMLLKQASQVEDVAYDSHVETAKLCVTTKRYRDALDLLDQALELRPSEHLEQYRSAVQGLAEASE
- a CDS encoding 3-keto-disaccharide hydrolase, whose amino-acid sequence is MSNIIAILLSTSLGLGHLFAEDPDKQKEKWVHLTQCVTEGNWKVNDEGIIQLQPRHGEQGWKRYGSYLWLRQSYADFICRFEYLHPKGGNSGFYFRVKDKNNPVETGIEIQILDSFGKKGKLTHHDCGGVIFTQGPAKNMSKPANQWNQMTVRCVKSHLQVWLNGEKIQDLQLDKTELNNRPLNGHIGFQDHGLPMQLRNISIQEVSKP
- a CDS encoding MotA/TolQ/ExbB proton channel family protein is translated as MLTELQNVLNQGGAVLWGLLLLGVGLYSMLAATWFGLWQVKKEVRVELFTRQEGEGNRSLVRKFAIFELDRLAWVERRLPFIGVLAGAAPLAGLLGTVSGMLVTFSGLATASEAQPIDRISVGISEALITTQAGLLIAIPAAFLLALLRSQTQSTHAQLQQHLHQSLAASPNHSGCSVPPPQPALSE
- a CDS encoding energy transducer TonB, with protein sequence MRLASIFLGIAITVVLLAALVLTRMMVLVSPEVEYEIREVDTVTLPEPPPPPAEEPVTDDAPPPPPPALADLTALPDVQLPAVPVSQVKIDPTTAVDAFFTDQPPSPLPQPTAPRKQVKGPKKSARPSPQVNVRPKVKSQYSLGELDQKPRLLRNPSVTFPRSIRNASSGRVVVRVTILPSGKSQFLSVVSSTHPDLIPAARRIANGSRFTNPTRQGKAVKAVMTWPITIKK